The sequence GTCGCCATCGGTCGCTCGATCATCCGGTCGCCGCGGGCGTACCTGCTCGACGAGCCGATGAGCGACCTCGACGCGAAGCTGAAAAAGGAGATGCGGGTCGAACTCCAGCGCATCCAGAAGCAGGTCGGCGGGACGATGGTCTACGTCACCCACGACCAAGAGGAGGCGATGACCCTCTCCGATCGCATGCTGGTCATGGATCAGGGCAACATCCAGCAGTACGGCTCGCCACACGCGGTCTATCACCGTCCCAGCAACGCGTTCGTCGCGCAGTTCATCGGCTCGCCCGAGATCAATCTCCTGCCGGCGACGTGTCCGGGCGGCACCGGCGAAACCGTCGAACTCGACGGCACCGACTGGACGGTCGAAACCGACATCACCGAGAGCGTGCCGAACGAGATCACGTTCGGCTTCCGGCCGCGGCACACGACGGTTCGACGCGGCGAACCCGACGGCCTCGGCGGCGAAGTGACGCTCGTGGAGACGGTCGGTGACGAGGGGATCCTGTACATCGACAGCGACATCGGCGAACTTCGGGCCGTCGTGGACGCCGAACGGAATCCGATCGATGAGGGCGACACCGTCTCCATCGAAGTCGAGCGGTCGTACATCTTCGACCGATCCGACGGGACCCGGGTCGCGTACGACGCGGATGTCGAGGCGGACGGCCCGCCGAGCCCCGACCACTGACCGCTCCGGTGGTGTGCGGAGGCGCCGCTGCGAGTTCGATATTTGCGGACTTTCTTCAGCGCGAACGACTCGCTACGCTCGTCGTGTTGTGCTGAAAGGAAACGTCCTGACGGAGGTCCACGCGAGCGTCAGCGAGCGTGGGCCACGTCAGGGCGGGAACA comes from Haloplanus sp. XH21 and encodes:
- a CDS encoding ABC transporter ATP-binding protein codes for the protein MTDIQIEDLRKEFSGEAGTIVAVDDVSFTVEDGEFVCIVGPSGCGKTTLLRCIAGLETPTSGSIRLGGEEVADVPPQNRNLAFVFQDITLYPHMKVWENISYPLKLDRVSKEERYDRAQEVAETIQIGELLDKYPGQLSGGQQQRVAIGRSIIRSPRAYLLDEPMSDLDAKLKKEMRVELQRIQKQVGGTMVYVTHDQEEAMTLSDRMLVMDQGNIQQYGSPHAVYHRPSNAFVAQFIGSPEINLLPATCPGGTGETVELDGTDWTVETDITESVPNEITFGFRPRHTTVRRGEPDGLGGEVTLVETVGDEGILYIDSDIGELRAVVDAERNPIDEGDTVSIEVERSYIFDRSDGTRVAYDADVEADGPPSPDH